One bacterium genomic window carries:
- a CDS encoding NifB/NifX family molybdenum-iron cluster-binding protein gives MKVAITAQGGSMDSMVDPRFGRARFFVVCDTETDSFEVVDNQQNLQAMQGAGIQAAQNVVSTGAQVVMTGNCGPKAFMTLQAAGIKIVIGAEGKVSEMLEKFKKGECQYAQNPNVEGHWV, from the coding sequence ATGAAGGTAGCTATAACCGCACAAGGAGGTTCAATGGATTCTATGGTTGACCCGCGATTTGGACGGGCAAGATTCTTTGTGGTCTGTGATACCGAAACAGACAGCTTTGAGGTGGTTGATAACCAGCAGAATCTTCAAGCTATGCAGGGCGCAGGTATCCAGGCAGCACAGAATGTTGTCAGTACTGGAGCCCAAGTAGTCATGACCGGCAACTGCGGGCCAAAGGCATTTATGACCTTGCAAGCAGCAGGAATTAAAATTGTTATTGGGGCAGAGGGGAAGGTATCCGAAATGCTTGAGAAATTCAAGAAGGGTGAGTGTCAATATGCTCAGAATCCCAATGTTGAAGGACATTGGGTATAA